A stretch of DNA from Lysinibacillus sp. B2A1:
TTGATCTTTGTATGTTGCGAGAGGATTATTTTGTAATTTTTATCGATGAAGTGGCTCATACCAATCAATTAACCCAGCTGAGTCAGCAGCTTCAATTGGTCATGGAGGAGTCATTTCAAGTACAACATTTTTCACTCAATAGTCAGCTCAATATTGGAATTTCATTATTTCCCACAGATTCAAATAGGGAAGAAGAACTTCTTAGATTTGCACTCTATGCGATGCATGAAGCACATAAAATCCCATCACGTATACGTTTTTATGAATCCACCATGTCTAGTGAAATGACAGAGCGGCTTGTATTAGAAAATGATTTACATGATGCATTAAACAATCAGGAGCTTTATTTGGAATATCAGCCTCAAATCCATTTACAGTCAGGTGAAATAAAGTCAGTGGAAGCTTTAATCAGATGGCAGCATCCAAAAAAGGGATGGATTTCGCCAGGGGTTTTCATTCCAATTGCGGAGGAATCCGGCTTGATTATTCCTATTGGACAATGGGTGTTAGAAACAGCCTGTACACAGGTGAAACAATGGGAAGCAGCTGGCCTACCCCCTATGAAAGTAGCTGTCAATTTATCATTAGGCCAACTTTTTCAGCAAAATCTAGTGGAAATGATACATCATGTGCTTGACAAGACACAAATAGAGCCACACTATTTACAACTGGAAATTACAGAAAGCATGACAATCAACAGCAATCATATGACGACAATTTTACAGCAATTAAAGGGACTTGGTGTAACCATTGCAGTAGATGATTTTGGCACAGGCTATTCATCCCTATCATATCTGAAGGATTTCCCGATTGATTGCTTAAAGATAGATCGATCTTTTGTTCAAAAAATACATGCAGATTCTACAGATAAGGCATTAGTAGACATGATTCTTTCAATGGCCAAACATCTACAGTTAAAGGTAGTAGCAGAGGGAATAGAGGAGATAGATCAGCTAAGCTATTTAGTAAGTAGTAAATGTGATGCTGTACAGGGCTTTTTATTCAGTAAACCCATACCGCCCGAAAGATTGCAGGAATCTTACAAATCGCTTCACAATCATGTGAAGAGTATTTTAGATTCAATTTCAGTTCTAGAAAATTAATATAAACGAGGCTGTTCAGTAAGTCTCATAGATTTCAAAATACTCCGTATACGAATAATGAATGCTAAATAACATACCTAATTGTAAAGGGTTTTAGACTCCACAGTAACACATATAGTGTAATTGTGGAGTTTCTTAGCCATTGTAGGGTCATCTAAACCTATTTTTGGATAATATTCCTATGTAAACGATTTCATTTATTTGTAATATTCATAAAATAATAACAATTTATGATTCTCTTGAGAACATTGGCTTTATAGCGTTGACTTTACTTAAGTGAAGTAATATAATTTTCAAAGTTAAATTGTTTGAATAGTTTTGCAATAAAAATAAATTTGATAATTTCTTAGGATGAAATTTGTTAGTAGGATGGGAGTTTATTTAATGGATATTATGCAAAAAGCAGCGGAGATGCATAGAGAAGCACAGGGGAAAATGAAAATCGTTGCAAAAGTACCTGTACAAGATACATATGATTTAAGCTTAGCGTATTCACCAGGGGTTGCACAGCCCTGTATCGAAATCGAAAACAATCCTCAGGCTGTGTATGATTATACAATCAAAGGAAATTTAGTGGGTATTGTTACGGATGGTACAGCTGTACTTGGGCTTGGTGATATTGGACCTGAGGCTGCACTGCCTGTAATGGAGGGAAAGGCTATTCTTTTAAAACGCTTTGCGGATGTTGATGCATTTCCAATTTGTCTTGCAACAAAGGATGTAGATGAAATTGTGCGTACAGTCAAAGCTATTGCTCCAACTTTCGGAGGAATTAATTTAGAGGATATTTCTGCTCCTCGTTGTTTTGAGATAGAAGACCGCCTTCGTCAGGAATGTAATATTCCTGTATTTCACGATGACCAACATGGCACGGCTATCGTAGTAGGGGCAGGCTTATTAAATGCTGTGAAAATTGTTCATAAAAAACCACAGGATATGAAAGTAGTCATTAATGGTGCTGGTGCAGCAGGGATTGCCATTTTACGTTTATTACTTCAAATGGGCTATGAAAATGTTATCATGTGCGATACAAAGGGAATTATTTATGATGGTCGTCAAGAGGGAATGAATAAGATTAAGGACCAAATTGCGAAGCTTTCTAACCCAGCTAATCTTCAAGGAACATTAGAGGATGCTATTACTGGAAGTGATGTTTTTATCGGTGTTTCAGTTGCCAATCTTTTAACAAAAGCCCATATAGAATCTATGAATGCAGATCCAATTGTCTTTGCTTTAGCAAATCCAAATCCAGAAATAACTTATGATAATGCGCGTGCATGGGGCGTTCGTGTAATGGGGACGGGCCGTTCTGATTATCCTAACCAAGTGAACAATATGTTAGCATTCCCAGGAATTTTTCGTGGTGCACTAGATGTTCGAGCTACAGATATTAACGAAGCGATGAAATTAGCGGCAGTTGAGGCGATTGCATCATTAGTGTCAGAAGAAGTGTTATGTGAAGAGTTTATTATCCCAAAATCTATGGATGAGCGCGTTGCGGGTGTTGTAGCCAAAGCAGTTGGAAGTGCTGCCATTGAATCTGGCGTTTCAGTGTTATTCCAACAACCAACACTACAGGCATAAGTGCTGCCCGTTTCTTTATATTCTACAATCATGGTATGATAGGAACAAAATGATTTGATTTGTAGATATAAAGGACGGGTTTTTATGGCACAAGAAGTGGCAAATAAGTTTATTGAAAATGTGTGCAATCATTTAGTGCGCAATATGAATATTTCAAAGGTAGAGCAGCACTTTACAGAGACAATTGCGATGCAGCGTGAATCGGCACAGTCTCAAATTGATTTTTGGGATAGACTGATGGTAAATATGCTGTATTTTACTGAAAATGAGCAAGTTTGGGAAAATGAATTTCTAAAAATGCTTGTAAACAAAGAGTGGCTAAAGCCAGCAGTGCTTGAGGAAGAGTTATTGATGCATCAGCTGCGCATCCGTCAACAGGTTGCTGAGCAAATCGATGAAGCGAAAGAATTGTTTCATAAGCAGTATGTGACAGATGGATTAGTAGAAGAAGATATCATTTACGATTATGCTTATAGTTCTGCTGGACATTCAATGCGTATGGATTTGATAACGGTGTTAGTGACAACCGCAGAGCAATCAAAATTACTATTTGACGCTAATCCACAAGAAACCATTCGTATTGTTAATGGTTATATTGCATACCATACAGATCAATTAATTAATCGAACAAAATTGATATAAGTTTTTCTAAGAGGCTACCTAATACGTTAGGTAGTTTTTATAATGTCTGAGTAGCATATTGACAAAATGATGGATAACAGTGTACTTTTGAATTAATATAAATGATAATGATTTTCATTATCGATAAAATAGGAGGTTGTTTTGTGAGATGTTGCCACTTTAAGTGATACAGAACAAATTATAGCATTTAATGCATTAGCAGCAGCTGGCATTGTGATGACAGGAGAGAGTTTTAAACCAAATGACATTGTAACCTGTCAACAAGGAGCGTTAATGTTGTATCGTTCCATAGGCTATGCCACACAAAAAGAGCTTAATTTTTGGTTCAACACTTGTCTATGTAGATGAAGCAAGTATTTCAAATGTCGAAGCTAGAAAGGCTTTGCACTGTTATACGTAGGAGGTATGATGACTGGAAGGAAAGAATACAGCAGGGGCACTAGTGATAGAGCCAAATGCACATTTAAAGCGTACACAAATGGCAAAAATTTTAAACGGTGCACTGAAATATATGAGCACTAAATAAGTGATGCAGGAATTGAATATGGTAAGATAATAATGATTCCATTTGAAAGGATTTTGTTCATGAATACACCATTTACCTTTAAGCATACACAACCTACTACTATGAACCCTCAAAAAAAATATCCAGCGATTTTTTTATTGCATGGAATGGGTAGTCATGAAGATGATTTACCACAATTAGTGCAAGATTTTAAAGAACAATGCCATGTTTTTAGTCTACGTGGACCTATTACACAAAAGCCTGGCTATGCTTTTTTCACTATCCAGGAGATTGGTAAACCAGACCGTGAAATCTTTGATAAAGTGTTAGTGGCATTACAACGGTTTGTGTTAGAGGCTATTGACGAATATAAAATTGATCCACATAAAGTATTCGTGTTGGGCTTTAGTCAAGGGGCAGTTTTGGCACAATCACTTGCTTTTGTAATGGGCAATTTAATTACTGGTATAGTAGCATTAAGCGGCTATACACCAAAATTTGTCACAGAAGAATACGCAATTCGCCCAATCAATCATTTACGAGCGTTTATTTCTCACGGTGATTATGATTATGTTATTCCGTCACAATGGGGTGCTGAAAGTAAAGAAACTTTCGAACAATTTGGAGCATCGGTAACATTTAAACAGTACGCAGATGGACATGGCGTTACACCAGAAAACCTACGCGACCTAACTACCTTTTTAGCGCAGGAATTACAAGAAAATTATCAATAATGAAAGCCGAGACACAGTTCGTCTCGGCTTTTCATATTGTTTAGAATTTTATTTGGATAAGCTTCGATCTTTATCAGTCACAGCAGCTACTGCATCATGAATCGTTGTTTCAAAATGATTGCTTTGTAAGGAGGATACACCTTGAATGGTAGTTCCACCTGGTGAGCATACCTGATCTACAAGTGCCCATGGATGCTCCTGTGATTGTAAAATCATTTTAGCACTGCCGAGTACAGCATTTGCAGCTATATCTAGCGCCATATTCTTCGGCATTCCTTCGCGTACAGCTGCACGTGCTAAAGCGTCGATATACATATAAGTAAATGCTGGTGAAGCTCCACCTATTGTAGTAAAAATAGAAAATAAATGCTCTGGCACCTCAATAATAGTGCCGACTGTTTCAAACAAGGAAATAATGAGTTGAAGCTGTGCAGTTGATACTTGTTCACTTGCTGTATAGCAGCTTGTGGATGCACCGATAAGGGCATTAATATTAGGCATTACACGAATAATAGGGGTATTTTTAGATAAACGATCTTGTAGATATGTAATATTTTTGCCTGCAGCAATGGAAACAATGACGTGATTGTCATGTAAATATTTTTTCACTTCTGATAAAACCTCTGGCAGCATTTGGGGTTTAACACCAAGGATAATGACATCACAATTTGACATAATGTCTGCGATAGAGCTTGCAGCTTGAATTCCGTAAGAGGTTGCTAATTTTGTTGTTTTGGCTTTCGTCCGATTATAACCATAGATTATGGTAGAATCGAAATCCCCGCTTTTACACATTCCTTTAATAATCGCTGTTGTCATATTACCAAGGCCGATAAATCCATATTTCACGTGGTGACACTCCTTTATTTAGTTCAAACATATACATTAGTATAAATTAGATTGTTTTTCTTGAATAGCAATATGCAAAGAATCAAGGCAATAAGGTTCAAATTCACAGCAGTCGGTGGTATTATAGAAGATGTTGTGAATGGAGCTGTATCTTTAACCTCATTTCGCAAAAAATAAGACGATCAAGAAATCATGTACTTTATGTGAACATAGAGACAGATTCTAGCTAAAAGAGGTAAAATAATAATTTAATATGTTTAATGCAAAATTTGTCGCTTTCTATCGAGGATAGCTTGTAGAAATTAAGAGAGAAAAGGAATTAAGATGAATGGAACAAAATCTAAAAACGGAGCATCAACAACAATCTCGCTCTTCTATTTTAGCGCAAACAGTTAAAACTGGGATTATTAAATCCAATTTAATTCCTATGTGGGCTGGTTTAACGCTAGGGATGTACAAAAATAAAATGACTTTTATCGAGAATATACCTGAAATTATTTTTGCCACGATTGGATCCGCGCTTGTTATTGGAGCCGCTGGGGCATTTAATAATGTCTATGATCGGGACATTGATGCCATTATGCCTCGTACACAAAGTCGTCCTACAGTTACAGGCGAGATGTCCGCAAAATCTACACTGGCTTTAGCGTTTGCTTTGCTTATTTTGGGTGTGGCTGTACTATATCTTGCATCACCTCTAGCTGCGGCATTTGGCTTTCTTGGAGTATTTTTGTATGTAGTGCCATATACAATGTGGACAAAGCGCCGCACTATCTATAATACAGAAATTGGGAGTATAGGAGGGGCAATTCCACCTGTTATTGGTTGGGCCGCAGTTTCTTCCGATATTACACATCCTGCGATACTTGGATTATTTTTTGTCATGGTTATATGGCAGATGCCTCATTTTTATGCGATTGCTATTCGTAAGCATGCTGACTATGAAGCGGCAAAAGTTCCAATGCTTCCCGTTGTAAAAGGAATGCGCCGAACGTATTATCAAACGAACTTTTATTTACTATTACTGATTTTATCAAGCTTCCTATTCGGCTCATTAAGTATTGGTATTATGCTTGTGGCACTATTGCTAAGTATCGCATGGCTTGTTATGAGTATTTACGGCTACCATAGTAACAAGGATCAAATTAAATGGGCGACAAAAATGTTTGTGTTCTCACTGTTCCATATGACTATTTTGTTTTCAACAGTGATTGTGTACTCTTTAGTAGGTGTTATTTTTAAATTGTATTAATGTCATCCTATTACACTAAAAGCCAACAAGTTATTCGTTACTTGCTGGCTTTTTCTTATCCACTGATATGATTTCGCGACTTGGCCATTCCAATGCATGTAATTGCCCGCCAAAGACAGCCCCGCCATCAATGCCAATAATATGATTTTCACCAAAATAGACATTGTAATTAGTTGGATTTTGATGAAGTCTATACGTGGGGGTATGACCAAAGACGACTGTTTTATCTCCTTGATAGCCTGTATGAAATTCTTCTCGTATCCATAACAATTGCATAGGGTCAGTTTCTGCCAAAGCTACACCAGGAACAACACCACCATGCACAAAGATAACATCTTCTAACTCAATATAAGTTTCAAGTGTTTCGATAAGCTGTAAATGTTCTTCGAGCTTCGGTAAGGTCTGAATAAAAGTTGGTAAGGTGTTATTACGAATGGCTTCTTCAAAATCCGCTACCTGATATCCATAGCTTGCAAGCGTAGCATCCCCGCCACATAGCCCTACCCAATGATTCCAAGGCTTTAAATGGCCAGAGCGACAAGCTTTTAGCATAATCGCCTCATGGTTTCCTAGTAGAACCCGTGCACCCATTGCTCGCAATTCGCTCACTAGGTTTAACACACCGCTTGAAGCAGGTCCTCGATCAATATAATCACCTAGTAAAAATAGCTGATCATACGCAGCATTATAATTTGCTGCGATTAATAGTTCCTCAAAGAGTTCTAATTCACCGTGTATATCACTAATAGCTAGTATTCTATTCATACAAGTGCATCCTTTCCAGTTAAGTACAGTTACTATTTAGTATAGAGAATAGTTCTGCAAAATTCGACTTTTCTACCTCTAGACGGATGAGTGATTATGAAAGTTTTCACTTTTCCTAAATAGTATTGATAAATGGAGATTCTTAT
This window harbors:
- a CDS encoding diguanylate cyclase, which gives rise to MWKFNDDFSFVKRGSQFLVLTVIFLSVVALGGDQFYGIFGKNNYVTIHLMMEILIIVVTMAISIQAWLVSPYILSNRVLYAGALFLTISLIEIAHTLSYKGMPFFITESTPYAATWFYILGRLLLSVGGLILLFTKDKEVKITFRWLIYTLPFLIIVACFAIIYAPTSILPSLIIEGEGPTALKNTLQYLAIVLHIVIIIVLLSKFKQAPKIIFLSVSSAIYLIMSDYLFTIYRDVYDIKNFIGHIFQLSSFYLLFRAIYFSSIERPFQQLIDTQGHLEKSREQMHYMAYHNEVTNLPNERFFMETLKRNLYITSSQKAILAIGIERISAIKASLGNTYADQMIDLIAQRLKNVIPEKFDLCMLREDYFVIFIDEVAHTNQLTQLSQQLQLVMEESFQVQHFSLNSQLNIGISLFPTDSNREEELLRFALYAMHEAHKIPSRIRFYESTMSSEMTERLVLENDLHDALNNQELYLEYQPQIHLQSGEIKSVEALIRWQHPKKGWISPGVFIPIAEESGLIIPIGQWVLETACTQVKQWEAAGLPPMKVAVNLSLGQLFQQNLVEMIHHVLDKTQIEPHYLQLEITESMTINSNHMTTILQQLKGLGVTIAVDDFGTGYSSLSYLKDFPIDCLKIDRSFVQKIHADSTDKALVDMILSMAKHLQLKVVAEGIEEIDQLSYLVSSKCDAVQGFLFSKPIPPERLQESYKSLHNHVKSILDSISVLEN
- a CDS encoding NAD-dependent malic enzyme codes for the protein MDIMQKAAEMHREAQGKMKIVAKVPVQDTYDLSLAYSPGVAQPCIEIENNPQAVYDYTIKGNLVGIVTDGTAVLGLGDIGPEAALPVMEGKAILLKRFADVDAFPICLATKDVDEIVRTVKAIAPTFGGINLEDISAPRCFEIEDRLRQECNIPVFHDDQHGTAIVVGAGLLNAVKIVHKKPQDMKVVINGAGAAGIAILRLLLQMGYENVIMCDTKGIIYDGRQEGMNKIKDQIAKLSNPANLQGTLEDAITGSDVFIGVSVANLLTKAHIESMNADPIVFALANPNPEITYDNARAWGVRVMGTGRSDYPNQVNNMLAFPGIFRGALDVRATDINEAMKLAAVEAIASLVSEEVLCEEFIIPKSMDERVAGVVAKAVGSAAIESGVSVLFQQPTLQA
- a CDS encoding esterase, whose product is MNTPFTFKHTQPTTMNPQKKYPAIFLLHGMGSHEDDLPQLVQDFKEQCHVFSLRGPITQKPGYAFFTIQEIGKPDREIFDKVLVALQRFVLEAIDEYKIDPHKVFVLGFSQGAVLAQSLAFVMGNLITGIVALSGYTPKFVTEEYAIRPINHLRAFISHGDYDYVIPSQWGAESKETFEQFGASVTFKQYADGHGVTPENLRDLTTFLAQELQENYQ
- the proC gene encoding pyrroline-5-carboxylate reductase codes for the protein MKYGFIGLGNMTTAIIKGMCKSGDFDSTIIYGYNRTKAKTTKLATSYGIQAASSIADIMSNCDVIILGVKPQMLPEVLSEVKKYLHDNHVIVSIAAGKNITYLQDRLSKNTPIIRVMPNINALIGASTSCYTASEQVSTAQLQLIISLFETVGTIIEVPEHLFSIFTTIGGASPAFTYMYIDALARAAVREGMPKNMALDIAANAVLGSAKMILQSQEHPWALVDQVCSPGGTTIQGVSSLQSNHFETTIHDAVAAVTDKDRSLSK
- a CDS encoding protoheme IX farnesyltransferase, which encodes MEQNLKTEHQQQSRSSILAQTVKTGIIKSNLIPMWAGLTLGMYKNKMTFIENIPEIIFATIGSALVIGAAGAFNNVYDRDIDAIMPRTQSRPTVTGEMSAKSTLALAFALLILGVAVLYLASPLAAAFGFLGVFLYVVPYTMWTKRRTIYNTEIGSIGGAIPPVIGWAAVSSDITHPAILGLFFVMVIWQMPHFYAIAIRKHADYEAAKVPMLPVVKGMRRTYYQTNFYLLLLILSSFLFGSLSIGIMLVALLLSIAWLVMSIYGYHSNKDQIKWATKMFVFSLFHMTILFSTVIVYSLVGVIFKLY
- a CDS encoding serine/threonine protein phosphatase, whose product is MNRILAISDIHGELELFEELLIAANYNAAYDQLFLLGDYIDRGPASSGVLNLVSELRAMGARVLLGNHEAIMLKACRSGHLKPWNHWVGLCGGDATLASYGYQVADFEEAIRNNTLPTFIQTLPKLEEHLQLIETLETYIELEDVIFVHGGVVPGVALAETDPMQLLWIREEFHTGYQGDKTVVFGHTPTYRLHQNPTNYNVYFGENHIIGIDGGAVFGGQLHALEWPSREIISVDKKKPASNE